One stretch of Roseimicrobium sp. ORNL1 DNA includes these proteins:
- a CDS encoding DUF6714 family protein, protein MTPPFPSREELRSRGYDRAALDQYDQWREAHREAQVLAARLPQVFGNPPRPRITLNVATGLDNEWNLADERIAELSARDPEQHWMEVTAEAVRDCRHYFTFSDAEGWRFYLPAFLQHGLAGFPNGDHDAVYHACVSRKHVDLLTTEQLAFLDEFTALCHKWQSPSPLPLLSPLR, encoded by the coding sequence ATGACTCCCCCTTTCCCCAGCCGCGAGGAACTTCGCAGTCGAGGCTATGACCGTGCAGCACTCGATCAATATGACCAGTGGCGTGAGGCGCATCGTGAGGCGCAGGTGCTGGCGGCAAGACTGCCGCAGGTATTTGGCAACCCACCAAGACCACGCATCACCTTGAACGTCGCGACGGGACTCGACAACGAGTGGAACCTGGCAGACGAACGCATTGCCGAGCTGTCCGCTCGTGATCCTGAGCAGCACTGGATGGAGGTCACTGCGGAAGCGGTGCGGGACTGCCGGCACTACTTCACGTTCTCCGATGCCGAAGGCTGGAGATTCTATCTCCCTGCATTCCTGCAACACGGACTGGCTGGCTTTCCAAATGGTGACCATGATGCCGTGTACCATGCCTGCGTCTCACGCAAACACGTGGACCTTCTCACGACGGAGCAACTCGCATTCCTCGATGAGTTTACTGCCTTGTGTCATAAATGGCAGTCCCCCTCTCCACTCCCGCTGCTATCACCGCTAAGGTGA
- a CDS encoding GNAT family N-acetyltransferase produces the protein MTADPITIVHADLSLPKHQEATLHLLNAYAMDPMGDGKPLSDAARAAVIPGLREHPTTLVFLAYRDDEPVGLAICFRGFSTFAARPLVNISDYFVFPQHRAAGIGRRLLGAIEQHARELGCCRVTLEVQENNHHARRVYTAAGFSQAVHVPEAGGALYLSKPL, from the coding sequence ATGACAGCTGACCCCATCACCATCGTCCACGCAGATCTGTCGCTTCCCAAACATCAGGAGGCAACCCTCCATCTGCTAAACGCCTACGCGATGGATCCCATGGGCGATGGCAAGCCACTCTCCGATGCGGCGAGAGCAGCAGTTATCCCGGGACTACGCGAGCATCCCACGACGCTGGTCTTTCTCGCCTACCGTGATGATGAGCCCGTGGGGCTGGCGATTTGTTTCCGGGGATTCTCCACATTCGCGGCGCGTCCACTCGTAAATATCTCGGATTATTTCGTCTTCCCCCAGCATCGCGCTGCCGGTATCGGCCGCCGTTTGCTGGGCGCCATCGAGCAGCACGCCCGCGAACTGGGCTGCTGCCGCGTCACATTGGAGGTGCAGGAGAACAATCACCATGCACGGCGTGTCTATACAGCAGCAGGCTTCTCCCAGGCCGTACATGTGCCCGAGGCGGGCGGCGCGCTGTATCTCTCGAAGCCGCTGTAG
- a CDS encoding GyrI-like domain-containing protein — MPYEIQLTQSEPTWLAVVRERVRPQDLSRFVPAACGEVWSFIKAANLPKPGRHVAMYLDGEGHVEVGAEVAEPFIGNDRVHCSQLPIGKVATTTHYGPYGRLGEAHAAIRTWCAEHGHGPSPVSWELYGHWEESWNADASKIRTDVFYLLA, encoded by the coding sequence ATGCCCTACGAAATCCAACTCACCCAATCCGAGCCCACCTGGCTCGCCGTCGTGCGTGAACGGGTGCGGCCGCAGGATCTATCCCGCTTCGTCCCCGCAGCGTGTGGTGAAGTGTGGAGCTTCATCAAGGCCGCGAATCTCCCCAAACCCGGCCGTCACGTAGCCATGTATCTCGATGGTGAGGGCCACGTGGAGGTAGGCGCGGAAGTAGCAGAGCCCTTCATCGGCAATGACCGCGTGCACTGCTCGCAGCTCCCGATAGGCAAGGTGGCCACCACCACGCACTACGGCCCCTATGGACGACTCGGTGAAGCGCATGCCGCCATCCGCACCTGGTGTGCGGAGCATGGGCATGGGCCCTCGCCTGTCTCCTGGGAGCTCTACGGCCACTGGGAGGAGAGTTGGAATGCGGATGCGTCGAAGATACGGACAGATGTGTTTTACTTGCTGGCGTGA
- a CDS encoding polysaccharide lyase: MNPALLATCILFLTIASAHAQTGLLKVADFETGDLSQLGLQKVQEDSLTIVTSPVRAGKFAARTLLRASDPETNGGQRAEFSDGKKITKIEMEKEYWYGLSIFIPEDFVAPTKSNAVLFQWHTQQGGPSPVLAIRANGQDWLITGNPSPTEKKRTLARMPFEKGRWTDWVVHVRWSAEKKGFWTIWKDGVEVVNERDIITQYPEALGPYAKFGQYHSVGEVPQNIAYFDEYRVAGADGSYEAVAPPHGPKQGAAKAGAPSAPAK, encoded by the coding sequence ATGAACCCAGCCTTGCTTGCCACCTGTATCCTCTTTCTCACCATCGCCTCCGCACACGCGCAGACAGGCTTGCTGAAGGTCGCAGACTTCGAAACCGGCGACCTCTCACAACTGGGCCTCCAAAAGGTACAGGAGGACTCGCTGACCATCGTGACCTCTCCTGTCCGCGCGGGGAAATTCGCCGCGCGCACGCTCCTTCGCGCCAGCGACCCGGAGACCAATGGCGGGCAGCGTGCCGAGTTCTCCGATGGCAAGAAGATCACGAAGATCGAGATGGAGAAGGAGTACTGGTACGGCCTGAGCATCTTCATCCCCGAAGACTTCGTCGCGCCCACCAAGTCGAATGCCGTCCTCTTCCAGTGGCACACGCAACAGGGTGGCCCCAGCCCCGTGCTGGCCATCCGCGCCAACGGTCAGGACTGGCTGATCACCGGCAATCCCTCTCCCACCGAGAAGAAGCGCACACTGGCAAGGATGCCTTTTGAAAAAGGCCGCTGGACAGACTGGGTGGTGCACGTGCGTTGGTCCGCCGAGAAGAAGGGCTTTTGGACCATCTGGAAGGACGGCGTGGAGGTGGTGAACGAGCGCGACATCATCACGCAATATCCCGAGGCCCTTGGGCCCTACGCAAAGTTTGGCCAATACCACAGCGTCGGGGAGGTCCCGCAGAACATCGCGTACTTCGATGAATACCGCGTCGCCGGAGCGGATGGAAGCTACGAGGCCGTAGCACCGCCCCATGGGCCGAAACAGGGTGCAGCGAAGGCTGGTGCGCCGAGTGCTCCGGCCAAGTGA
- a CDS encoding GNAT family N-acetyltransferase, producing MDAHIRVLAAQVAALAASERSFLLVAECGGSVCGTALLTVCPDAMYGTQPFGVVENVIVTTAKRGHGLGRQLLTHVEHLALTHHCTKLMLLSGSTREAAHAFFRQCGFRSDTKHAFVKYRSQFIPVTP from the coding sequence ATGGATGCGCATATCCGCGTGCTCGCGGCACAGGTCGCTGCACTCGCCGCATCTGAGAGGAGCTTCCTCCTCGTGGCCGAGTGTGGGGGCTCCGTATGCGGCACGGCGCTGCTCACCGTGTGTCCGGATGCCATGTATGGCACGCAACCTTTTGGTGTGGTGGAAAATGTGATCGTTACCACTGCGAAGCGTGGCCATGGCCTCGGGCGGCAGTTGCTGACGCATGTCGAGCATCTGGCGCTCACGCACCACTGCACAAAGCTCATGCTGCTGAGCGGCTCCACCCGTGAGGCGGCGCATGCATTCTTCCGGCAATGTGGATTCCGGAGTGATACGAAGCATGCATTTGTGAAGTACCGCAGTCAGTTCATTCCGGTCACCCCATGA
- the leuB gene encoding 3-isopropylmalate dehydrogenase — protein sequence MAKAHKIAVLAGDGIGPEVMAEARKVLARVSEKFGPQFEFTEELVGGAAIDAKGKALPADTLATCEASDAILFGSVGGPKWEKLPPNEQPERGALLPLRKHFGLFANLRPSICYPSLTHASPVKEELIAGGFDVLCVRELTGGLYFGQPKFRGEKDGEETAIDTMIYKKSEIVRIAHVAFKAAQGRRKQVTSIDKANVLENGLLWRATVEEVAKDYPDVKLSHLYVDNAAMQLIKQPRSFDTVLCENLFGDILSDEMAMIAGSLGMLASASLGKAKEGGLYFGLFEPSGGTAPDIAGKGIANPIAQILSTALLLRFSLGLEKEAVAIETAVRHVIDHGLRTGDIYSGAEDTRKVGTAEMGDAIVAEL from the coding sequence ATGGCAAAAGCTCATAAGATCGCAGTTCTCGCCGGTGACGGCATTGGTCCAGAAGTCATGGCGGAGGCACGCAAGGTGCTGGCCCGCGTCTCGGAAAAGTTCGGCCCTCAGTTTGAGTTCACGGAAGAGCTCGTGGGCGGTGCGGCCATCGATGCCAAGGGCAAGGCCCTCCCGGCGGACACCCTGGCGACTTGCGAGGCGAGCGATGCCATCCTCTTCGGCTCCGTCGGCGGACCCAAGTGGGAAAAGCTCCCCCCGAATGAGCAGCCCGAGCGCGGCGCCCTTCTGCCCCTGCGGAAGCACTTCGGCCTCTTCGCGAACCTGCGCCCCTCCATCTGCTACCCCTCCCTGACCCATGCCTCCCCGGTGAAGGAGGAACTCATCGCCGGCGGCTTCGATGTGCTGTGTGTGCGTGAGCTGACCGGCGGCCTCTACTTTGGCCAGCCGAAGTTCCGCGGGGAGAAGGATGGCGAGGAAACCGCCATCGACACCATGATCTATAAGAAGAGCGAGATCGTGCGCATTGCCCACGTCGCCTTCAAGGCCGCCCAGGGCCGCCGCAAGCAGGTGACGTCTATTGATAAGGCGAACGTCCTCGAGAACGGCCTGCTCTGGCGCGCCACGGTGGAGGAAGTGGCCAAGGACTACCCGGATGTGAAGCTCTCCCACCTCTATGTGGACAATGCGGCGATGCAGCTCATCAAGCAGCCGCGCAGCTTCGACACCGTGCTGTGTGAGAACCTCTTCGGCGACATCCTTTCCGATGAAATGGCGATGATCGCCGGCTCCCTCGGCATGCTCGCCAGCGCCAGCCTGGGCAAGGCGAAGGAAGGCGGCCTGTACTTCGGCCTCTTCGAGCCCAGCGGCGGCACCGCCCCGGACATCGCAGGGAAGGGGATTGCCAATCCGATTGCCCAGATCCTCTCCACCGCCCTCCTGCTGCGCTTCTCGCTCGGACTGGAGAAGGAAGCGGTCGCCATCGAGACCGCCGTCCGCCACGTCATCGACCACGGCCTGCGCACGGGCGACATCTACAGCGGCGCCGAGGACACCCGCAAGGTGGGCACCGCCGAGATGGGGGATGCCATCGTGGCCGAGCTGTAA
- the bamD gene encoding outer membrane protein assembly factor BamD — MNSKPVLRATIAAASVALLAAPDARALDLGKANPLKWFDKKDEVVPSAPERQVQEGAAEAMLRDGKTAASTGNTGRAISIYKDVVSRYRFTNAAANAQFEQAVLLRQSGKLQDAYDAFQKFITDYRQSTRFDEAVQQQFEIAEEAKAGKKQPSLLMIPMKLDKSELVKLYQGVIRNSPYGKYAPYAQFAIGEVYQDDGDKPMANQAYQMVVDNYPNTKLASEAQFRIGAISSAAARKTQDASNLTTTLDALETYKATNPSGERMQEADSLITEGRAAQSANSLSIAKFYEKAGKPKAAAIYYSEAMQTGSGETVSEAQRRLAALAASNPEDVKQSGVSTGEGYVVPAAVNTKNRDEYAGPPAPVVAKLNSKPSMRVEPDSFKPIPLTEPDLPTRPNAPTSPGTLLPPAEGDKPLLLPVPPSPGAPMPAPQSLPVPPAPDATKPAEEAKPAPAPAPEAPKP; from the coding sequence ATGAATTCCAAGCCCGTCCTTCGTGCCACAATCGCTGCTGCCTCTGTGGCCCTCCTTGCTGCGCCGGATGCGCGCGCGCTTGACCTTGGCAAGGCCAACCCTCTCAAATGGTTCGACAAGAAAGATGAAGTGGTGCCCAGCGCTCCCGAGCGCCAGGTCCAGGAGGGCGCCGCGGAAGCCATGCTGCGTGACGGTAAGACCGCCGCCTCCACCGGCAATACCGGCCGCGCCATCAGCATCTACAAGGACGTCGTGAGCCGCTACCGCTTCACGAACGCCGCTGCGAACGCCCAGTTCGAGCAGGCCGTGCTGCTGCGCCAGAGCGGCAAGCTGCAGGACGCGTACGATGCCTTCCAGAAATTCATCACCGACTACCGTCAGAGCACGCGCTTCGATGAGGCGGTACAGCAGCAGTTCGAAATCGCGGAAGAAGCCAAGGCCGGCAAGAAGCAGCCCTCGCTCCTGATGATTCCGATGAAGCTCGACAAGAGCGAGCTCGTGAAACTCTACCAGGGCGTGATTCGCAACTCTCCCTACGGCAAGTACGCCCCCTACGCGCAGTTCGCCATCGGCGAAGTGTACCAGGACGACGGTGACAAGCCCATGGCCAACCAGGCCTACCAGATGGTGGTGGACAACTATCCCAACACCAAGCTCGCTTCCGAAGCCCAGTTCCGCATCGGTGCCATCAGCAGCGCCGCTGCCCGCAAGACGCAGGACGCCTCGAACCTGACCACCACGCTGGACGCGCTGGAAACCTACAAGGCGACCAACCCCAGTGGCGAGCGCATGCAGGAAGCGGACAGCCTCATCACCGAAGGCCGCGCCGCGCAGTCCGCGAACTCCCTTTCCATCGCCAAGTTCTACGAGAAGGCCGGCAAGCCCAAGGCTGCTGCCATCTACTACAGCGAGGCCATGCAGACCGGCAGCGGCGAGACCGTTTCCGAAGCCCAGCGCCGCCTGGCTGCCCTGGCTGCCTCCAATCCTGAAGACGTGAAGCAGAGCGGCGTGAGCACGGGCGAAGGCTACGTGGTCCCTGCTGCAGTGAACACGAAGAACCGCGATGAGTACGCCGGCCCGCCCGCTCCTGTGGTGGCCAAGCTGAACTCCAAGCCCTCCATGCGTGTGGAGCCGGACAGCTTCAAGCCCATTCCGCTGACCGAGCCTGATCTTCCTACCCGCCCGAACGCACCCACCTCCCCAGGCACCCTGCTGCCTCCGGCGGAAGGGGACAAGCCCCTGTTGCTTCCTGTGCCTCCGAGCCCCGGCGCTCCCATGCCTGCTCCTCAGTCCCTCCCCGTGCCGCCCGCTCCGGACGCCACGAAGCCTGCTGAAGAGGCCAAGCCCGCTCCGGCTCCCGCACCTGAAGCTCCCAAGCCTTGA
- a CDS encoding LptE family protein: MNKLALFLAPLALSLLTNCAGYQPGSSKPHQLASVTKLAVPTFKNDTLEPRLEVLVTNALIKKLQADGAYQIVPREEADAVLNATITDIDRSQFRAVRSNTLRSSELLMRLRVDYTVDASSGEELLKGQVQGASNIVIDPSLQITERQALADAAERLSISMASAVSEGW; encoded by the coding sequence ATGAACAAGCTTGCCCTCTTCCTCGCACCGCTGGCGCTCTCCCTCCTCACCAACTGCGCTGGCTATCAGCCCGGCTCCAGCAAGCCCCACCAGCTGGCCAGCGTGACGAAGCTCGCCGTGCCCACCTTCAAGAATGACACGCTGGAACCCCGCCTCGAAGTGCTGGTGACCAACGCGCTCATCAAGAAGCTCCAGGCAGACGGCGCTTATCAGATCGTCCCACGTGAAGAGGCAGACGCCGTGCTGAATGCGACCATCACCGACATCGATCGCAGCCAGTTCCGCGCCGTGCGTAGCAATACGCTCCGCTCCTCGGAACTCCTCATGCGCCTGCGCGTTGACTACACCGTGGACGCCAGCTCCGGTGAGGAACTCCTGAAGGGCCAGGTGCAGGGCGCTTCGAACATCGTGATCGACCCGAGCCTGCAAATCACCGAACGCCAGGCCCTGGCAGACGCTGCTGAGCGCCTCTCCATCTCGATGGCCAGCGCCGTGTCGGAAGGTTGGTAA
- a CDS encoding multicopper oxidase domain-containing protein, which translates to MHLPLTSLFRALATLALLHPLAAMACDECKLKAPPGAKVVEYDLYIDEQTVSPAGKHVRGLTINGGIPGPTLRFREGEWARIHVHNRLKNEETSTHWHGLLLPNVQDGVPYITTPPILPGKSHTFEFQLKHSGTYWYHSHTHLQEQIGVYGSIVVLPRGGEPVKADREEVLVLSDWTNIDPHEVMRMLMRGSDYFGLKRGNAQSILGAIKASHFKEYLSNQWAKMPPMDLSDVGYDAFLINGKRTVDLGGKPGERIRLRIINASAASYFFLTSSAGPMTIVAADGPAVEPVKVDRFLMAIAETYDVIVTVPASGQFELRATAQDGSGHMSAFFGSGPLTPAEDPPKANVYSMDEMLNLSLEEKEDDPRASLNLPRPGSPYRLLKSPGSTTLPKNLPRRKISLKLTGDMNRYIWGFNGKTIAQDPYIHIKKGEIIELELVNDTMMHHPIHLHGHFFRLLMGQGKRSPLKHTVDVPPMSTRTVEFEANETHDWMFHCHILYHMMSGMARVFRYAPEDGAMPKYADHPSANTEVAAAGNAGDAAQSSIASGDHGDGLGIGLGASLGRALGASAHRHGGSMAMGGLGEHSHDMSYIWGAASIQSHMTEGLITWMNPKNDILLGWEVGWANVDDTEYEVEALYQRYFSADFQAFIGARLTNEDDAENRGVIGFNYRLPLLAWATISLDSEGDARFALAKEFQLTPRLAAFGQVEYDTNTEWKWSAGATYTLTRTASLITQYHSDYGLGAGLEVRF; encoded by the coding sequence ATGCACCTCCCCCTCACCTCCCTCTTCCGTGCCCTCGCCACGCTGGCACTGCTGCACCCGCTGGCCGCGATGGCCTGCGACGAGTGCAAGCTCAAGGCTCCTCCCGGCGCGAAGGTCGTGGAGTACGATCTCTACATCGACGAACAAACCGTCAGCCCCGCCGGCAAACACGTGCGCGGGCTCACCATCAATGGCGGCATCCCCGGCCCCACGCTGCGCTTCCGCGAGGGCGAGTGGGCGCGCATCCATGTGCACAACCGCCTGAAGAACGAGGAGACCTCCACGCACTGGCACGGCCTGCTCCTGCCAAATGTGCAAGACGGCGTGCCCTACATCACCACCCCACCCATCCTCCCGGGGAAATCGCACACGTTTGAGTTCCAGCTCAAGCACTCCGGCACCTACTGGTACCACTCGCACACGCACCTGCAGGAGCAGATAGGTGTGTACGGCTCCATCGTGGTCCTGCCACGTGGCGGTGAACCGGTGAAGGCGGACCGCGAGGAGGTCCTGGTGCTCTCCGACTGGACAAACATCGACCCGCACGAAGTCATGCGCATGCTCATGCGTGGCAGCGACTACTTCGGACTGAAGCGTGGCAATGCCCAGTCCATCCTCGGCGCCATCAAGGCAAGTCACTTCAAGGAATACCTCTCCAACCAGTGGGCCAAGATGCCTCCCATGGATCTCTCCGATGTGGGGTACGATGCCTTTCTCATCAATGGCAAGCGCACGGTGGATCTCGGAGGCAAGCCGGGGGAACGCATCCGCCTGCGCATCATCAATGCCTCCGCCGCATCCTACTTCTTCCTCACGTCTTCGGCCGGTCCCATGACCATCGTGGCAGCGGACGGTCCCGCTGTGGAGCCGGTGAAGGTGGACCGTTTCCTCATGGCCATCGCGGAGACGTATGATGTGATTGTCACCGTGCCAGCGAGCGGCCAGTTCGAGCTGCGCGCCACGGCGCAGGATGGCAGCGGGCACATGTCTGCCTTCTTCGGCAGTGGCCCCCTGACTCCTGCTGAGGATCCACCCAAGGCGAATGTGTACTCCATGGATGAGATGCTGAACCTTTCCCTGGAAGAGAAGGAGGATGACCCGCGCGCTTCGCTCAACCTCCCCCGCCCCGGCTCGCCCTACCGCCTGCTGAAGTCACCCGGCAGCACCACGCTGCCGAAGAACCTGCCGCGCCGGAAGATCTCGCTCAAGCTGACAGGCGACATGAACCGCTACATCTGGGGCTTCAATGGCAAGACCATCGCCCAGGACCCCTACATTCACATCAAGAAGGGTGAAATCATCGAGCTGGAACTGGTGAATGACACCATGATGCACCATCCCATCCACCTGCACGGCCACTTCTTCCGCCTGCTCATGGGCCAGGGAAAACGCTCCCCACTGAAGCACACCGTGGACGTGCCGCCCATGAGCACGCGCACCGTCGAGTTCGAGGCGAACGAAACGCACGACTGGATGTTCCACTGCCACATCCTCTATCACATGATGTCCGGCATGGCCCGCGTGTTCCGCTACGCGCCGGAGGATGGCGCGATGCCGAAGTACGCGGACCATCCTTCAGCGAATACCGAGGTGGCCGCTGCTGGCAATGCGGGTGATGCTGCGCAGAGCAGCATCGCCTCCGGTGACCATGGTGATGGTCTTGGCATTGGCCTGGGTGCAAGCCTTGGCCGTGCCCTTGGTGCCAGTGCCCATCGCCACGGCGGCAGCATGGCCATGGGCGGCCTCGGCGAGCACAGCCATGATATGTCTTACATCTGGGGCGCGGCCTCCATCCAGTCCCACATGACGGAGGGCCTCATCACCTGGATGAATCCCAAGAACGACATCCTGCTGGGCTGGGAGGTCGGCTGGGCGAATGTGGACGACACCGAGTACGAAGTGGAGGCGCTCTACCAGCGCTACTTCAGCGCGGACTTCCAGGCCTTCATCGGCGCACGCCTCACCAATGAAGACGACGCAGAGAACCGAGGTGTCATCGGCTTCAACTACCGCCTGCCCCTGCTCGCCTGGGCCACCATCAGCCTCGACAGCGAAGGCGACGCCCGCTTCGCCCTGGCGAAGGAGTTCCAGCTCACCCCACGCCTCGCTGCTTTCGGCCAGGTGGAGTACGACACCAACACCGAGTGGAAGTGGTCCGCCGGAGCGACCTACACGCTCACACGCACCGCTTCGCTCATCACCCAATATCACTCCGACTACGGCCTCGGCGCGGGCCTGGAAGTCAGATTTTGA
- a CDS encoding glycogen/starch/alpha-glucan phosphorylase: MWRTTPSTDNEPLDLTAYNDAEAMKASIRNHLLFTLAHDPQTATKMHWWWATCMAVRDRALAQSFKTMRTHRSKNVRRVHYLSLEYLMGRLLENNLRNTALYDSANEALTDLGQDLETIINREPDMGLGNGGLGRLAACFLDSFSTLDLPAVGYGIHYEFGLFRQEFVNGRQMEQPDAWTREGSPWKITRPEYKVEVSLYGHVSQHFDEFGNAKMVWENCRKIIGMPWDIPIIGYRSATVNFLRLWESRATDDFNLKVFNEGSYIEAIHDKAASETVSKVLYPNDATESGKELRLVQQYFFVACSLSDIMRRYKRDNQGWEAFPEKVAIQLNDTHPAVAIPELMRLLVDIEDLPWEQAWSITQRTFSYTNHTLLPEALETWSVGLFDKVLPRHLQIIYTINERFLRDEVSRRWPGDIGKMQALSIIDENGGKRVRMAHLSVLGSHHTNGVAALHTRLLRAKLFPEFNELFPGRFLNMTNGITPRRWLMVCNPELTSLITESIGDAWTKDASKLRDLEPFAEDPVFQQRFRAIKRKHKEHLTTIIKKLTGYEVSADAIFDVQIKRLHEYKRQHLNLLHILTLYRRLLQDPGYDMQPRVFLFAAKAAPGYYLAKNIIHCINAVAEKVNNDPRILGKLKVAFLPNYGVTLAERIIPAADVSEQISTAGKEASGTGNMKLALNGALTIGTLDGANVEIKDEVGDDNIFIFGLTVEEVEALHDRGYNPWDYYWNDAELRNVIDWIASDFFTGNAEDFKPLRNSLLEGGDPFLVLADYRAYVTAQEKVDAAYRDTTNWTKMSILNTARNGFFSSDRTIAEYAEKIWKLPGIRVEA, encoded by the coding sequence ATGTGGCGCACCACTCCCTCAACCGATAACGAGCCCCTGGATCTGACGGCCTACAACGATGCCGAGGCCATGAAAGCCTCCATCCGCAATCACCTGCTCTTCACCCTCGCGCACGATCCGCAGACCGCGACGAAGATGCACTGGTGGTGGGCCACCTGCATGGCCGTGCGTGACCGCGCGCTGGCGCAGTCCTTCAAGACCATGCGCACGCATCGCTCGAAGAACGTGCGCCGCGTGCACTACCTCTCCCTGGAGTACCTCATGGGCCGCCTGCTGGAGAACAACCTGCGCAACACCGCCCTGTATGACTCCGCCAACGAGGCTCTGACAGACCTTGGCCAGGACCTGGAGACCATCATCAATCGCGAGCCCGACATGGGCCTGGGCAATGGCGGCCTCGGTCGCCTCGCCGCGTGTTTCCTCGATTCCTTCTCCACGCTGGATCTGCCGGCGGTGGGGTATGGCATCCACTATGAGTTCGGCCTCTTCCGCCAGGAGTTCGTGAACGGACGCCAGATGGAGCAACCCGATGCCTGGACGCGCGAGGGCAGCCCGTGGAAGATCACCCGCCCCGAGTACAAGGTGGAGGTAAGCCTGTACGGCCACGTGAGCCAGCACTTCGATGAGTTTGGCAACGCCAAGATGGTGTGGGAGAACTGCCGCAAAATCATCGGCATGCCATGGGACATCCCCATCATCGGCTACCGCTCCGCCACGGTGAACTTCCTGCGCCTTTGGGAAAGCCGCGCCACGGATGATTTTAATCTCAAGGTCTTCAACGAAGGCTCCTACATCGAGGCCATTCATGACAAGGCCGCGAGCGAGACCGTCTCCAAGGTGCTCTATCCAAATGACGCCACGGAGAGCGGCAAGGAACTGCGCCTCGTGCAGCAGTACTTCTTCGTCGCATGCTCGCTGTCGGACATCATGCGCCGCTACAAGCGCGACAACCAGGGCTGGGAAGCCTTCCCCGAGAAGGTGGCCATCCAGCTCAATGACACGCACCCCGCCGTGGCCATCCCCGAGCTCATGCGCCTGCTGGTGGACATCGAGGATCTGCCGTGGGAGCAGGCGTGGAGCATCACGCAGCGCACCTTCAGCTACACGAACCATACGCTGCTGCCTGAGGCGCTCGAAACCTGGAGCGTGGGTCTCTTTGACAAGGTGCTGCCGCGTCACCTGCAGATCATCTACACCATCAACGAGCGCTTCCTCCGCGATGAAGTCTCGCGCCGCTGGCCGGGAGACATCGGCAAGATGCAGGCCCTCTCGATCATCGATGAGAACGGTGGCAAGCGCGTACGCATGGCCCACCTCTCCGTGCTCGGCAGCCACCACACCAATGGCGTGGCCGCACTGCACACCCGCCTGCTGCGCGCGAAGCTCTTCCCCGAGTTCAACGAACTCTTCCCGGGCCGCTTCCTGAACATGACGAACGGCATCACCCCGCGCCGCTGGCTCATGGTGTGCAATCCGGAACTCACCAGCCTCATCACCGAGTCCATCGGCGATGCCTGGACGAAGGATGCCTCGAAGCTGCGCGACCTGGAGCCCTTCGCCGAGGACCCCGTCTTCCAGCAGCGCTTCCGCGCCATCAAGCGCAAGCACAAGGAACACCTCACCACCATCATCAAGAAGCTCACGGGCTATGAGGTGAGTGCGGATGCCATCTTCGACGTGCAGATCAAGCGCCTGCACGAATACAAGCGCCAGCACCTGAATCTGCTGCACATCCTCACGCTGTACCGCAGGCTCCTGCAGGACCCGGGGTATGACATGCAGCCGCGTGTCTTCCTCTTCGCCGCGAAGGCGGCACCGGGGTACTACCTCGCGAAGAACATCATCCACTGCATCAATGCCGTGGCGGAGAAGGTGAACAATGACCCGCGCATCCTTGGCAAGCTCAAGGTCGCCTTCCTGCCGAACTACGGCGTCACCCTCGCGGAGCGCATCATCCCCGCGGCGGATGTCTCCGAGCAAATCTCCACCGCCGGCAAGGAAGCCAGCGGCACGGGCAACATGAAACTCGCCCTCAACGGCGCGCTCACCATCGGCACGCTCGATGGCGCGAACGTGGAAATCAAAGACGAGGTGGGCGATGACAACATCTTCATCTTCGGCCTCACTGTCGAGGAAGTGGAAGCCCTGCACGACCGTGGGTACAATCCGTGGGACTACTACTGGAACGATGCCGAGCTGCGCAACGTCATCGACTGGATCGCCAGCGACTTCTTCACCGGCAATGCCGAGGACTTCAAGCCGCTGCGCAACAGCCTGCTCGAAGGAGGCGACCCCTTCCTCGTTCTCGCTGACTACCGTGCCTATGTCACCGCCCAGGAAAAAGTGGATGCCGCCTACCGCGACACCACCAACTGGACCAAGATGAGCATCCTGAACACCGCCCGAAACGGGTTCTTCTCCAGCGACCGGACGATTGCGGAATACGCTGAGAAGATTTGGAAGCTGCCGGGAATTCGGGTGGAGGCGTAA